TGCGCAGATCGAGCGTGCTGCGGGACCGGGCCGCCTCCTTGACGCCCTTCCTGAAACCGTCCACGGCGTCGCCGATCCCCCCGGTGAGGAGGGCTGTCAGCACGAGCGCGGTACTGAGCCCGGAGAGGATGCTGCCCGCGATGGCCATGCCCTTGCCGCGGTTGCCGTTCCGCTTGATCTGCGAGAGGGCGATCAGGCCGAGGACGAGGCCGAGCGGGGGTATGCAGCACACGATCCCTACGACCAGGGATGTGATGGCGAGCCCGTTCACGGGGGGATTCGGGGGTCTGGCGGGGGCGTACGGGGACGGCGGGTACATGGCCACGGGGCTGGGCTCCTGATCCGGGTATCGCGGAGTGGGGCGAACGGGCGGGGATCCTATGCGACGGACGCCAGGGTGGGGCGGAGGGGGTTCCCTGCCCGGCCCCCGAACCGTGGGCTCCGAGGGCACCGCGAACGCCGGACCTCACCGCCCGGGCGACGTGCGCACGCACTGCGCCGCACAACTGCCATGCTGACGGCCCATGACGTCGTACAACTGCCCCGAATGCGGCACCCGCGCCCCCGTCGAGACGGCCAACTGGTGCTGCCCGAACTGCCGCAGCCCCTGGGACCTGGACTTCGCCGCAACGGCGGTCAGCCTCAAGTCCCTTCCTGCCAGGGTCAATTCCCTGTGGCGTTACGAAGAGGCCCTGCCGCTCGCCCAACCGGCCGTCTCGCTCGGGGAGGGCCGCACCCCCCTGGTCGCACTCACCGAAACCGTCTTCGCCAAGCTCGACTTCCTGATGCCGACGCTCTCCTTCAAGGACCGGGGCGCGGTGCTGCTGGCGGAGCTGGCCCGCCGTCTCGCGCCGCGCCGGGTGATCGCCGACAGCAGCGGCAACGCGGGCACCGCGATCGCCGCGTACTGCGCACGCGCCGGTCTGGACTGCACCGTGTACGTCCCCGAGGAGACGTCCGCCAAGAAGGTCGAGCAGATCAGAGCGCACGGCGCGCACCTCGAACTCGTTCCCGGTGACCGCGAGTCCACCGCACAGGCCGCCCGCGCGGCAGCGGACCGGACCGGCACGTTCTACGCGAGCCACGTCTACAACCCCTACTTCCTGCACGGCACGAAGACGTACGTCTACGAGCTCTGGGAGGACCTCGGCGGCACGCTCCCGGACGCGATCGTCGTCCCCGTCGGCAACGGCACACTGCTGCTCGGCGCCGACCTGGCCATCGGCGAACTCCACGCCTGCGGCCTGATCTCCGAGCGGCCCGCCCTCATCGCGGTCCAGGCCGAGGCCGTCTCCCCCCTGGCCGCCGCCTTCCACTCCGGAGCCGACGCGCTGCCCGAGGAGCCCGCACCTGCCCCGCCGCCCGCACCGACGCTCGCCGAGGGCATCGCGATCCCCCGCCCGCCGCGCGCGAAGCAGATCCTGCGGGCCGTACGCGCGTCCGGCGGCACCTTCCTCACCGTGACGGAGGACCAGATCCGGGCCGCGCAGCTGGACCTCGCCTCCCGCGGACTGTTCGTCGAGTCGACAGGCGTCGCGTGCTGGGCGGCCGCGGGCACCTGGAGCGAGGGCACGGCCGTCGTCCCGCTCTGCGGCGCGGGCCTGAAGACGGGACTCGCGCCTCAGTCGGTCCAGTAGGTGTCGTGCTTGACGAAGAACTCCGCCTGTTGCTCGGGCGACCACTCGGTCGCGACCTCGGCGACCTTCTCGAAGTACTCTTCGCGCGGAGCGCCCGGCGTGAAGAGCAGCAGCATCGACGCGGGGGACTCCTCTTCTCGTGCCGCCGCCCGGAGACCGGATCAGCTGAGGGAGCCATGGGGTTGGATGGGGGCGTGAGCGTTCTCGATGTGGCCCGGCAGCTGCCCGCCGTCCCCGTCCTGCGTGACCTGTGCCGATCGATCGCGATGCTGGAGGCGATCCTCAGCCCGGAATGGGAGGACCGCCTCTACTCCTTCGACGCGCACTGGTCGTCGTCGGAGGAGATGGCCTCGATGCGGACCGGCTCGGGCGACGAGTACGCCATCGTGTTCTCGTCCGCCGGCGCGTTCGTCAGGGGCTTCGCCCATGAGTCCCCGATGAGCCCGTACGCCTCCGACGGACCGTGGCCGGGCGTGCTCGACGAGGTCCCCGAGGTCTTCCGCCCCTGCGTCCAGGAACCCGCCTTCACGGACGAGGACGGCATGCCCGTCGCGACGGCCTGCCTGTGGCGCGAGCCCGCCGACGACGGCTGGCGGACGGGGACGATCGACTTCCCGGAGGACGACGAAGACGCCGACGGCGCTGGGGAGTTGTTCGCGATACTGACAGCCGGGACCCCCGCGGCCTACCAGGAGTTCGCCGAGGACTACTACGAGGTCCCGGTCGACCTGGCGGCCGTACGCCATGTGTACGCGCTGCGCCCGCTGACCGCCGAGGTGGTCGCGGCGCTCAATCCCCACCTCACGCTCGCCGAACTCGACGAGGACCTCGCCTCGATCGGATACCCGCGGCAGCCCTGAGGAGAACCCCCGTCAAAGGCGTTCGATGATGGTCGCGTCGGCATTCCCCAACCAGGTCCGGTGCGGGCATCAGCGGCCGCGCAGGGCGCCCGCCGTACTGCCCGTGCGCTCGCGCAGCAGGATCCGCAGCGTGTTGGGGTGCTCGTAGCCGACCTTACGGGCGATGGACTCCAGGGAGAGGTCGGTGGTCCGCAGCAGGTGCGAGGCCTGCTCCACGCGCAGGTCCTGGACGAATCGCACGGGAGAGGTGCCCAGCACCCGGCGCACGGTCCGCTGAAGGGTGCGCTCGCTGACGCCGAGCGAGCGGGCCGCGCCGACGACGCTGACCGGCTCCTCAAGATGCAGCCGGGCCCAGCGCTCGAAGGCGGCGACAAGCGGATCGCTCTGGGCCAGCGCGCTCGGAATGCTGTACGCCGACTGCGAGGGGCGCTCGTCGACAACCAGGTAGCGGGCGACGAGGTCGGCCAGGGCGGGGCTGCTCATCCGTACGATCGCCAGCGCCAGGTCGACGTGGCCGAAGGCCGCTCCCGCCGTGGTCACCCCGTCCGAGGTGGTGACCATCGTGGTCTCGTCTATCGTCACGGCCGGATAGCGCCGGCGGAAGTGCGGTGCCAGCCACCAGCTCGTCGTCGCCTTCCGGCCGTCCAGCACGCCCGACTCGGCCAGCAGGAAGGTTCCCGTACAGGCCGAGGCGACGGGGGCGCCACGCTGACGGGTCTCGACGACCAGGTCCCGCACCGCCGCCGACGCGGGGCCGGAGACATGGGCGAGCAGCAGGTCCGGCCGCCGCTCGGCGAGCGCGGGCACCAGGAGGAGGTCGGCACGCTTGGCCTCGGCGGCGGGTTCGGCGGTGACGATGTGCCCCGCGCCGGTGCGCACCCGGCGGCGGAAACCTACGGTCGTGACCTGCCACGCGGGTGGCGCCTGGGGAAGCTCAGCGCGCATGGCGTTCGCCGCGTCGAGCACGTCGAGGATCGCCGAGAGCCCCGAATCGAAGACACCGTCGTAGACCATCACCGCTACATCCATGACGGAAACGGTATCCGACACGTCGTTTACGACACTGGGACGGTCCGGGTCACCGGCCTACGTTTGATGGTGTCCCCGACGACGAGGACACCGACGCCAACCTACGGAGTGACGCACGATGAACATCGGACTGCTGGCCCGCATCGAGGCCAAGCCCGAGGACGCCGACAAGGTGGAGGCACTGCTGCGGGACGCGCTCCAGCTCGCTCGCGAGGAGGACAACACGGTCACCTGGTTCGCCTTCCGTGAGAGTGCCACCACCTTCGGCGTCTTCGACACCTTCGAGAACGAGGAGGGACGGGCCGCGCATCTGCAGGGCCGGATCGCCGCGGCGCTGATGGAGGCGGCGCAGACGATGCTGAGTTCCGCGCCCGACATCCGTCCCGTGGACCTGCTGGCGGTCAAGCTTCCCTGAACCGCCCGTACACCCGGCCCGGCGGATCGCGGACCGCGATCCGCCGGGCCCGGGGCGAGACATGCCCGGCACCACGCGAGCTCATCACCACCACCCGAGGAGACGTCATCATGACGCGGCTCACGAGCAGGCCCGTCACGGGCGAACCCGGCGAGACACGCTCGCGCACGCACACCTGGGAGCCGCCGAGGAGCCTCGCGGACGCCGGCAGCCGCCCCGGCCTGGAGCAGCTCCGGCTCATCCTGGACGGCGAGATCCCGCAGCCCCCGTTCGGCAGCACGCTGGGATTCCGGCTCGTGGAGGCCACCGAGGGCAGCGCGGTCTTCGAGGGCGAGCCCGGAGAACATCTGCTGAACCCGATGGGCGCCGGCCACGGCGGTTTCCTGGCCACGCTGCTCGACTCGGCCCTGGGCAGCGCGGTGATGACCACCCTCCCGGCGGGCCGCGGCTACACCACCATCCAACTGGGGGTGAATCTGGTCCGTCCGGTCTACGCGGACACCCAGCCGCTGCGCTGCGAAGGCACCGTCATCCACTCCGGTCGCACGACCGCGACCGCGGAGGCGCGCGTGAGGGGCGCGAAGGACGGCAAGCTGTACGCCCACGGCACGACGACCTGCGCGGTCTTCGCGTTGCCGGGCAGCGCCTGAGGCCGGAGGATCCACCCCATGAAGCGGACAACAGTCGTCAACCTCAAGGGCCAC
This window of the Streptomyces sp. SLBN-118 genome carries:
- a CDS encoding pyridoxal-phosphate dependent enzyme, encoding MTSYNCPECGTRAPVETANWCCPNCRSPWDLDFAATAVSLKSLPARVNSLWRYEEALPLAQPAVSLGEGRTPLVALTETVFAKLDFLMPTLSFKDRGAVLLAELARRLAPRRVIADSSGNAGTAIAAYCARAGLDCTVYVPEETSAKKVEQIRAHGAHLELVPGDRESTAQAARAAADRTGTFYASHVYNPYFLHGTKTYVYELWEDLGGTLPDAIVVPVGNGTLLLGADLAIGELHACGLISERPALIAVQAEAVSPLAAAFHSGADALPEEPAPAPPPAPTLAEGIAIPRPPRAKQILRAVRASGGTFLTVTEDQIRAAQLDLASRGLFVESTGVACWAAAGTWSEGTAVVPLCGAGLKTGLAPQSVQ
- a CDS encoding GlxA family transcriptional regulator, whose protein sequence is MDVAVMVYDGVFDSGLSAILDVLDAANAMRAELPQAPPAWQVTTVGFRRRVRTGAGHIVTAEPAAEAKRADLLLVPALAERRPDLLLAHVSGPASAAVRDLVVETRQRGAPVASACTGTFLLAESGVLDGRKATTSWWLAPHFRRRYPAVTIDETTMVTTSDGVTTAGAAFGHVDLALAIVRMSSPALADLVARYLVVDERPSQSAYSIPSALAQSDPLVAAFERWARLHLEEPVSVVGAARSLGVSERTLQRTVRRVLGTSPVRFVQDLRVEQASHLLRTTDLSLESIARKVGYEHPNTLRILLRERTGSTAGALRGR
- a CDS encoding putative quinol monooxygenase, which translates into the protein MNIGLLARIEAKPEDADKVEALLRDALQLAREEDNTVTWFAFRESATTFGVFDTFENEEGRAAHLQGRIAAALMEAAQTMLSSAPDIRPVDLLAVKLP
- a CDS encoding PaaI family thioesterase, encoding MTRLTSRPVTGEPGETRSRTHTWEPPRSLADAGSRPGLEQLRLILDGEIPQPPFGSTLGFRLVEATEGSAVFEGEPGEHLLNPMGAGHGGFLATLLDSALGSAVMTTLPAGRGYTTIQLGVNLVRPVYADTQPLRCEGTVIHSGRTTATAEARVRGAKDGKLYAHGTTTCAVFALPGSA